The following is a genomic window from Opitutus sp. ER46.
CTCGGTGACAAACACGCCGGTCCGGCCGGCGGCCGCGAGGGCCGCATCGCCATACGTGTAGCCGTACGTGCCCATCGGCAGCTTCTTGGGGGCGTAATCGACGTTGCCGCCCTCCACGTCGCCAACGTAGTACATGTAGTAATTGCGCGTGCCGGTCGGCGAGTTCTGGTTGTAGGGTTCTGGCCCGTAGTTCGTCGACGTACCCGTGCTGGTGGCGCGGCTAATGCCGCCCGGCAGCCACGGATGGTCGGATACCATCGCAGGCTTGTACCGGTAGTTCCGGGTGACGAAATGTTTGTATTCGCCATAGCCCGACAATTGGTGCAGGCCGAGCCAGCGCATCCAGCCCTTGCTCTTGGTTAGATCGAGCTTGTAGGCCAGCTGGGCGCGATACGTGTCGTTCAGCAACGGGCTCTCGGTCACGGTGGTATCAGGGATGCTGACAAACGGACGCCCCAGATTGGGATTGGCGCTGCCGTCGAGCTGGCGCGTGTTCACATCGATCAGATAGTAGCCGTACGGCTTGCCGTAGGCAAAGTCCGTGAGGCTCTTCGAATCCTCGCGGAACCAGCCCGCCTGCAGCGCGAGCAGCTGGCGCTGGGTTTCGAAGAAGATGTGCGTCAGCTGCACGAGATACTGCTGGGTGTGCGAAGACTCCCAGTTCATCGCAGCCAGATTGACTGAACTCCAGTCATAGACCGATTGGTCGACCACGGATGGCGCGCCCTTGAAGAGCGGTTGCGTCGCGCCATACGCGCCGAAGGAGGGAATCACGGTCGTGTAGGCGCCCTGGCTCGCCTTGACGGTCGCGTCCCAGTTGGGCGCCACGCCGACCGGCGTGCCGGTGGCGGTGCCGCGGGGCGCCGTCCAGTACGTGACGTCCCCCTGGTCGATGTACATCAGCGCCGAACCACGGCCGGTCTGCTGGTAAAGGCTGGTGAAGTAGCTGGGCAGCTTGCCCTTGGTATTTGAATAGACCACCGCCCCGTCGATATAGGCGCGGCCCAGCACGGGATCCCACGTTGGGCGGCCGGCGGCGATCCAGTCCTGCGTGCCATCGCGCGGCATGATCGTGTTCGGGCGGTTGCCGTACGTGTGGTAATCCAGCATCGACGCCGTGAGGGTCGTGCGGCGGAACGGCTGGTATTTGACCATGACGCTATAGCGCTCCGTATCCATGCCGGACGGCTTCAAGTCGTACCCCGTGTGCATGAACACCTGGCTCAGCCGGATCGCGAGCTTGTTCTTGATGAGCACCCGGTTGATATCGATGTGCTCGCGGTAGCCGCTATCCGAGTCGATGCGGGCCTGGACCTGGGTCCGGTTGCGGCCGAGGTTGCCGGAGGCGGGCACCATATTCACGGTGCCTGAGGAGTTGCCCAGCCCGAAGATGCTGGAGTTCGGACCGCGGCTGATCTCGATCGCGTCGATGCCAATCTTGTCGACGGGGACGCGCCGGCTGGTCTCGAAGTTACCCAATGAGAGATTGGCGTTGCCGATGCCGCGGATGCGGTTGGCGGTGTTCGGACTCGCCATGGCGTTGTCGTTCACATTGCCGCTGGTCTCAACTTCGATGTCGGTGAAGTTGCCCGTGCCCTCGGTCCCGAGCTCGTAGTTGAACACGTCGTTGATATCGAGCAGGGCGAAGTCCTCCATCTGCTCCTTGGTCACTACGCTGATCGACGAGGCGAGGTCCTCCAGCTTGGTGTTCAGCCGCGTGCCTGACATCGTGTTTGTGGCGGAATACCCGCGACTCTCCTCCACCACCTCAAACGGGCTCATCATGATGGGCTCGCTCTCATCCGTCGCGCGCGTCGCTGCCGAGGCCGCACGGTCTTGGTCCATCCGCGCGGCGGCGCGCTCCTCCGGATCGATCCGGCCGTTTCCATTGGTATCATATTTTCCCGACGGCCCAGGATCGGCGGCGGCCCAGGTGGCCGAGACCAGGACAAACGCGGACGTGGCGGCCACCAGGCGGCGGCCCCAAGTGTACACTTCCTGCCCACGGACAGGGAATTCAATCACTCGCTTACGTACGGCGGGTTGGGCTAGAGTTAGGGCTTTCATATGGCTGGGGTTTTTTGGCTGAACTTCGTGGCAATGCCGTCCGTCCGTTGGGACAGTTGGAGGAAAAGAGCGCCTTCCGCGGGGACCTAGGGCTGGGCCGTAAGAACAGCGGGAGTCACGATTTTCACGCCAAGGCGCGCATAGCGCTTCAGCAGCGCGCTGGGCGCCCCGGTATCGGTAAGGAAAATGTCCACGTCAGCCAGCGTCCCTGAGCGCGCCAGCGCGGTGCGGCCAAGCTTGGTGTGATCCGCCAGGATGCAGCAGCGCTCGGCAACGCGGCGCATCGTCCGATCCACACGGGCCAGGCGCATATCCACGTTGTAGATGGCCCCGTCGGGTCCGATGGCGTCCGCCCCCTGGAAGGCCAGATCAACCGTAAACATTTCCAGGCAGTGCTCCGTGAGCGGACCGGTCAGGTCCGGACTGCCCTCGCGCAACACGCCACCGAGCAGCACCACCTCCACCCCACTCGCATGCTGCAGTTCCGACGCCACCGCGAGGCTCGGGGTGACGACGGTCAGCCGCTCGCCATCCTTCAGGAGCGCGGCCAGCTCGAGCGACGTCGTGCCGTTGTCGAGCATCAGCCGCTGGCCCGGCCGGATCAGCTTCCGGGCCTCCGCGGCGATCGCGCACTTTTCGGCCCGGTTTCGCTCCCGCCGCTCGCGGTAGTCGAATTCGAACATCATCCGCTCGGTCAACACCGCGCCGCCATGCGTCCGCTGGATCTGCAACTTCTCCTCCAGCGCGTCAAAGTCGCGGCGGATCGTCATCTCGCTCACGGCGAATTCCTGCGCCAGTTCGGTGATCGACACTCCCGGCTGTTGGGCCAGGCGATCGCGGATGATCGCCTGCCGGGCAGCGGAGGGGAGTTTCTTGACCATGACATCGGGTTTTCCGGCTATGTTACAAAATGTCAAGTTCTAATTGATTCTAACGTGAATTAACATTTTGGCTCCGGGCCTGACTTCCCATCGCCCCCCTGCCGCTGACCCTTGCATCTCACACCGGCGCCGCCGATCGGTCAGGTGCAGAGGCCACGTAAGCGGCGTGCCGCCGCGCGTCGGGTTGATGGGTTCGCTCCGGCCGGACCATCGCGCGGGCGGCCTCGCCGATCGTGGGATACCGGCCGGCCGCGACAGCCGCCAACACGGCAGCGCCCAGGCAGGCTCGCTCCGGACAGGCGAGCGTGACGATCGGCACGCCGAGCAGGTCGGCTTTGATGGCCAGCCAGGCGGCACTGCGTGCGCCGCCGCCCGTCGCCGCTATGCTCCGGACCGGCACCCCGCCCGCCACCGCGGCGATCAGCGACCGGTGCGTCCAACCAATCTCCTCGAGCAGCTGGCGCACCGCCTTCGCCGGCTCGGCCCCCCAGCTCGCCGACCAGCGGGCCGCGGCCGGCCGGCTCCCCGGCGGCAGCGCGGCGGCTGCGGCGATGAGTTCCGCGATCGTACGGCCCGGCGCAAATTCCCGCTGAAACTGCTCCAGCTGCCCCGCTCCCGCGGGATGAAAGGCCAGCCGGTAGTAGCCGGTGCCGGCGCCATGCGGACCATGGAAACAGTGCGGCACCGGCGCGATCTCCGCCACGATGCGCAGGGCCGCGAGCACCGTGCCCGTCGAAATGCTCGTATCGGCGAACACCCCCAGCCCGGAGCCGATCGCCGCCACGTGATGATCCAGCCCGCCGACAGCAAAGGGCACGCCGGCAGCCAGGCCCAGCCAACGCTCCGCCCCGCGGCTGGTTCGGCCCGACGCGCTCCCCGGTGCCAGCGGCGTCGCCAGCAACGCCGGATCGACGCCAAACTCCGCCAGGGCCATCGGCCACCACCCGCGCTCCCGGAGATCGTACATCCCCAGCAGCGCGGCCGTGCTCGCGTCGCCCACCGGCTCTCCGGTCAGCGCGAGCGTGAAGTAGTCCGACAGCGTCAGCGCGCGCCGGGCCTGCGCCCACCACGCCGGCTTGTGTCGCCGGTACCAGTGCCATTTCACGACGGCGGCTTCGGCGGTGACCCCGGCAAACCCCACGGTGCGCTGGAATGATTCGGTCGCGCCGAACCGGGCGAACGCCTCCGGCACCTCGGCCCGATGATCGTTCCAGAACACGAGCGGGGTGAGGGCGGCGCCGTTCCGGTCCAACAGGACAAACGTGTTGGCCTGGGAGGAATACGAGAGCGCGGCGATGTCGCGCGGCGTCGCCTGCGCCTGCTGGAGGGCCTGCCCCAGGGCGGTGCGCAACAGCGTCCAGAACTGCCCCACTTCCAGCTCCGCCCAGCCGGGGTGCGGCGCCGATTTCTCGACGGGCACGCGGCCCAGGCCCCGGAGCCCGCCGGCAGGATCGAACACGCCCACCTTGAAGTACGAGGTACCGAGGTCGATGCCGAGGAGCAGGGTCATGAACAGGAATCAGCGTTCGGCCAGCAGGGCCAGGGTCGCCACCACGAACCGCTGGCCGTTTTGCGGCGCGAACAGGGCGTTGGATGCCTCATAGCACCCGCGTTGCGCCGCCTCCGGCGTGACGGTGTAACCCTGCAGTTCGCCGTTGGCCAAGGTGATGACAAAGGTGCGCGGCGCGGCGGCGCGGAGGGCCAGCGCATACTCGACAAAGAACTCTCCCGGCCAGCCCACCCAGGTATAGCCGTCGATCGAGATCACCTGGATCTCCGCCGGCGAGCGCGAGGCCTGAACTGCCGTCAGCCGCCCGTTGGCGGCGGAGCGGGCCAGCACCGCCGTCTCTTCCGCGCCGAAGACATCGCACTCCGCCGTCCGGACCATCGACGCCGGGGCACCGGTCTGCTTCAGGTGAGCGAAACGCGCCCGGGCCGCAGCCAGCGCGCGGTCGGCCGCCTCGATCGGCGGGAGTGCGCGGGGCTGCAGCTCCACCGTCGTGCCCTGCACCCGCACCCCCAGGTCGGTCGCAAAAACCATCCGGCCGATGGCCTCGGCCACGCGCTGGCCGAGGCGCTCGCCGATCCGCTCCGCTTCCGCGAGGGTGTTGCCGCGCGTCACATGCCGCGGGCTCTGGTTGCCGCCCGCGCCCTGATGATAGACGACGGGGCATCCCGCGCCCAGCAGCTGGTTCTGCAGGAAACGGCGCGCAAAGTACGGAAAATCGCCGCTGATGAGCGTGCTGTCCTCGTGCAGCACGGTCGGATGCATCGCGTGCACGATCATGCACGCAAGCGGCCGGTGGGTGTCCTGCGCCCGCGCCACCAGCACCGGCACTTCCGGGTCGGCGGGTCCCCACGGATCATGCCGGTTGCCGCCCGTGCCGTCGACCCGCGCGACCGCCAGTCCGAGCTCCGCCGGCTGCGCCGACCGCACCGCCCGCACGCCGCACTCGACGATTCGGTCACCCAGCCACGCCAGGTACGCCGGATCGGCGGGCGGCACGACGGGATCCGCCACGTTGCTCACCATGTCCACCGTGACCGGCCCCGAATGGGTGTGCGTCGCACTCACCAGAATCGCCCCGACCGGCAGGTCCGTCGCGGCGGCAATCCGCCGGCGGGCGGCCCCTGCCACCGGGCCCGGGACGAAGATCAGGTCGTGCGCCAGGAAAAGCGCCCGCCCCCCCGGGCTGGCCAGGTACAGCGCGGCGCACTGGAGCGGATCGTGGACCCCGGTGCTGAGCCGAGGAACATGCGGATACCCAAACAAGAAGACGGAACCGGACGGCGTGATGTCGACGGTGGCCGCGCCGGCGATCAGGCCGGCGGGGGGAAAGGAGGAAAACGCGTTCATGCTGGAGAGCCGCTCAGGCGGCACGGTGCGGGTACGACCGTCCGGATGCAAATGTTATCTTTTGTGATCTTCCATCCTATTCTTGACATTCTATCACATTTCAGGAATCTCGGCCGGCGTCGCCAAACAATGATTGCTCCCCCCAGTCGGCCCCGCGCCGGCCGGGCCGGAGTCGGCCAACCCGAATTTTTCCCAATGTTCATGACCTCTCCCGCTGGTAACGCATTTTCCTCCCTGGAATGGGGCCGCGTCGATCTCTCCCAAGTGCCCAGCATCACGGTGCCGCCGCCCGGCCCGCTCTCGCAGCAGCAGCACGCGCAGTGCACCCGCTATTTCAAGGGCCTCAGCAGTCAGGTGAAGCTGTTCCCCGTCGCGTTTGAATCCGGCCAGGGCTGCGTGCTGCGCGACGTCGACGGCAACCGCTACATCGACTTTTCCTCCGGCATCTACGTGACGACGTTGGGGCACTGCCATCCCAAGGTCAGCGAGGCCATCGCGCGCATGGCCTCCCAGCTGATGAATGCCCACGATTTCACCACGCCGGTGAAAACTCAGCTGATGGAAAAGCTCGCGCAGGTGCTGCCGGGCGATTTCCACGGTTTCCAATTGTACGACTCCGGCACCACGGCCGTGGAAGCCGGCATCCGCGTGCTCCGCGCCGCCACCGGCCAGCACGAGATTCTCAGCTGCTTCTACGACTACCACGGCAAGACCTATGGCTCCGTGTCGCTCGGCCAGATCCGTTCCCACGTCTACGGCGCGGTCCGCGCGCCCGGTTCGCACATGCTGCCGCGGCCCGACACCTACCGGCCGATGTGGACCAAGGCGGACGGCACCATCGACACGGACAAGTACCTCGAATTCTACGAGCAGTACCTGAATCGGGCCACGGTGGGCAGCGTTGCCGGCTTTGTCCTTGAACCCATCCAGGGCTGGGGCGGCTCGGTCATGCCGCCCGATGACTTTTTCCCGAAGGTCCGCCAGTTCTGCGACCGGCACCGGATTCTGCTCATGGCCGATGAGGTGCTCACCGGCTGGGGCCGCACCGGCAAATGGCTTTGCCTCGAGCACTGGGGCGTCGTGCCCGACGTCGTGACAATCGGCAAGGGCTTCGGCAACGGCTTCCCGGTCACCTGTGTGGCCGTCCGCGAGCCCTACAAAGAGAGTTTCGAGTCGATCTCGGCCTCGAGCAGCTACGGCGGCAATCCGATGGCCTGTGCCGCCGCCCTCGCCTCCACGCAGGTGATCGAGGAGGAAGGGCTGCTGGCGCACGCTGAAAAGCTCGGCCGGCTTGCCCTGCGTCGCATGCAGCGGATGCACCAGGCGCACCGCATTATCGGCGATGTCCGCGCGAAGGGCTGCCTGATGGGCATCGAACTTGTCAAGGACCGCACCACAAAGGAGCCCTTCGACCAGGCGGGCGCGCTCGTTTACCAGCGGGCGTTCCGCAAGGGCCTCGCCTGGATTCCCGCCGGGCACATCCTGCGGATGAGCCCGCCGATCGTCATGGACGAGGACACGCTACTGAAGGGCCTCGACCTTATCGACGAAGCCATCGGCGAGACCGAGCGGGAACTGGGCTACCGTTGAAGACTTCGCCGCCCGTCGCGCATCGCGAGCGTCCGCCCATCCGTCTTCCTCTCCCCCAACCCGCCCCTCCGCCATGACCCTCTACCGGCTGAACCGGCTCTTCCATCCCGTCTCCCGTCGCTGCTTCGACGTCGCGATCGACCATGGTTTTTTCGACGAGGTATCGTTTCTTTCCGGCATCGAAAACATTGCCCGCGCCGTCGAAATCGTCGCCGCTGCGGGACCAGACGCGATCCAGCTCAGCGTCGGCCAGGCGCATCATCTCCAGGTGCGGCCCGGACGGCTCAAGCCCTCGCTGGTCCTGCGCGTCGACGTGGCCAACGTCTATGGCCGCACGTTGCCGCGCCAGTTGTACAGCCGGATGATTGACCAAGCCGTGGAACAGGCCCTCCGCCTTGATGCCGCCTGCGTTTGCGTAAACCTATTTCGGATTCCCGGCGAACCCGAGGTTGGCCAGCAGTGCGTCGAGAACATCCTCCGGCTGAAGCCCGCGTGCGAGCAATGCGGCCTGCCGATGATGGTCGAGCCGCTCGTGTTCCGCCCCCATGAGCAGGCCGGCGGCTACCAGGTTGATGGCGACGAGCGCAAGATCCTTCCGCTCGTGCGCCAGGCCGTGGAACTGGGCGCGGATGTCGTCAAGGCCGACCCGACCGACGACGTCACGCTGTACCATCGCGTCATCGAGGTCGCGGGCTCCGTGCCGGTGCTCGTTCGCGGGGGCGGCAAGGTCGGCGATCGCGAGATTCTCCAACGCACCATCGATCTGCTGGCCCAGGGTGCTTCCGGCATCGTCTACGGACGCAACATCATCCAACATGCCCGACCAGCCGCCATGACCCGGGCACTCATGGGCGTGGTCCACGAGGGCTGGTCGCTCGAAGCTGCCCTGGCCACGTTCGCCCCGTCCTCCGGTCCCGCTCCACAATCCCCCTCCAGCTTATGAAGAAAACGGCTCCATCATTTTCCTACGCGCCTGCCGACTTCATCCCATTTCGCGATCGCGCCGTGCTTGATCGCGTGCGCCGGATCAAGCGGAAGGACATCACCCGGCACCGGAATCCCCAGTTCCGCATCTCCGTGATCCCGGACGCCGAGGTCGAATTCCGCTGGATGCTCGACATGTTCGACCGGATCAAGACCGCGATGGAGGCGGATCGGCCGTATGTCATGATCATGCCGAATCCGTGGCCCAACTACCGCCGCCTCGCCGCGCTGCTCAACGCGGCGCGCGTGAACTGTCGGCGGCTGTATACGTTCAACATGGACGAGTACTCGAATGAGAAGGGCGAGATCGCACCGGAGACGTGGGAGCTCGGGTTCATGCACGCGTTCAAGAAGTACTTCTGGTCGCAGCTCGACCCGAAGCTGCGGCCGCCGGAAAGGCAGATCCAGGGCCCGACGACGAAGAACATCCGCGATTACGGCCGGATGATTGCGGACGCCGGAGGCGCCGACATCTGCTATCCCGGACCCGGCTGGTCCGGTCACCTGGCTTTCATCGATCCCGACGCCCCCGAATTCGCTGGGTCCCTCGAAGAGTGGAAGCAGATGGGCCCGCGGGTTTGCACTCTCCACCCGCTCACCATCGCGCAAAATTCCCTGCACGGGAGCTTCGGCATGAGCGGCGACCTCGCCGCCGTCCCACCCAAGGCCGCCACCATCGGGCCGGCCGAGGTGATCGCCGCCAAGCACCGCATCGACATCCATGCCATCACCGTCGACGGCTCCTTCGCCTCGTGGCAGCGCTTTATCACGCGGCTGTGCCTGCACGGTCCCGTGACGCCCCGGGTTCCCCAATCCATCCTCCAGACGCTACCCACCGACGTCTGGCTCTCCGAATCCATCGCGGCCGACATCGAGCCCCGGTGGGACAAAGGGTACTAAACCATGCCGCGGACAACCCTCGCCCACCTGGCGCCGCCCGGCCCAAGCAAGTGACGGCGATGCTCATCGACGGCCACAACCACATCGGCGCGGACCTGTTCTTCTATTTGAACGGGTTCTACCCGTACGCGCAGGACCTACCGGCGCTGGTGACCGAAGGCCGGCGCCATGGCGTTGACCGCTGGATCGTGTTCCCGATGGTGGCCACCGCCTGGTTCGAGCTGGCCGCGATGCGGCAAGGCCAGCTGCGGCCCGGCGGGCCGGAGAAGATCCCGTACGCCTTCGAGAACGAGCGGATGCTGCGCGAGGTGTACGAACTGTTCCCGGATCTCGGCCGGTTCACGCTGCCGTTTGCGATGCTCGATCCGATGCGCGAGCCGGCAGCCCAGGCGGCCCGGCTGCGCGAGCTGCATCACGAGTTCCCTTTTTACGGTCTGAAGATCCAGGCGACGATGATCCAGGCCGACGCCGGCGCGCTGCTCGGCGCGGGCCGCTGCTTCCTCGAGCTCGCCGAGGAGCTCAACCTTCCGATCCTGATGCACTCGAGCGTGGTCGCGACCGACCCGTGGTCGGAAGCCGGGCTCCTGCTGCGGATTGTCGCCGCCACGCCCCGCGTGCGCTTCTGCCTCGCGCATAGCTGCCGGTTCGACCGGGTGTATCTGGACCAGATCGCGTCGCTGCCAAACGCGTGGTTCGACTGCTCCGCGCATCGGATC
Proteins encoded in this region:
- a CDS encoding TonB-dependent receptor plug domain-containing protein, encoding MIEFPVRGQEVYTWGRRLVAATSAFVLVSATWAAADPGPSGKYDTNGNGRIDPEERAAARMDQDRAASAATRATDESEPIMMSPFEVVEESRGYSATNTMSGTRLNTKLEDLASSISVVTKEQMEDFALLDINDVFNYELGTEGTGNFTDIEVETSGNVNDNAMASPNTANRIRGIGNANLSLGNFETSRRVPVDKIGIDAIEISRGPNSSIFGLGNSSGTVNMVPASGNLGRNRTQVQARIDSDSGYREHIDINRVLIKNKLAIRLSQVFMHTGYDLKPSGMDTERYSVMVKYQPFRRTTLTASMLDYHTYGNRPNTIMPRDGTQDWIAAGRPTWDPVLGRAYIDGAVVYSNTKGKLPSYFTSLYQQTGRGSALMYIDQGDVTYWTAPRGTATGTPVGVAPNWDATVKASQGAYTTVIPSFGAYGATQPLFKGAPSVVDQSVYDWSSVNLAAMNWESSHTQQYLVQLTHIFFETQRQLLALQAGWFREDSKSLTDFAYGKPYGYYLIDVNTRQLDGSANPNLGRPFVSIPDTTVTESPLLNDTYRAQLAYKLDLTKSKGWMRWLGLHQLSGYGEYKHFVTRNYRYKPAMVSDHPWLPGGISRATSTGTSTNYGPEPYNQNSPTGTRNYYMYYVGDVEGGNVDYAPKKLPMGTYGYTYGDAALAAAGRTGVFVTEPVDLGLAATLDGTGNVNNALKIQKTYGAVLQSSLLKNRLITTLGYRHDEIYDKTGVLPKLLPDGKSHDFGWDRQWAADWEANRGNTTTAGAVLKVLPWFHVFANKSDSFMPEDPAYDLHGRRVPNPKGKGEEYGFALYPFGGKLSVRATHYKVRQMGSRRGTSTTIAARALGIDIWDHTTSRDFALQNRAAIWIQNQAGGTLSPDQLSAKVAETMKLDPALISLLSNDEINIAEPEDTLAQGNEVEINFNPNSYWTVRANFAEQESIQAKVGAGLLQYLAERQPVWESIIDADSGLPWFTTQYQGPNYSSPKMYLEGNNVAVPLTIAIAQEGMSMPQVRKYRANLSTSYRLAGISGNKILKNVSVGGAIRWQDKGAIGYYAVPAVPPATQMTMLDRNRPVWSPATTAYDLFLTYRTKLFRNRIGATFQLNVRDLTERGHIEAVKAWPDGSGQVFRIVPPRQFLLTATFDL
- a CDS encoding DeoR/GlpR family DNA-binding transcription regulator, producing the protein MVKKLPSAARQAIIRDRLAQQPGVSITELAQEFAVSEMTIRRDFDALEEKLQIQRTHGGAVLTERMMFEFDYRERRERNRAEKCAIAAEARKLIRPGQRLMLDNGTTSLELAALLKDGERLTVVTPSLAVASELQHASGVEVVLLGGVLREGSPDLTGPLTEHCLEMFTVDLAFQGADAIGPDGAIYNVDMRLARVDRTMRRVAERCCILADHTKLGRTALARSGTLADVDIFLTDTGAPSALLKRYARLGVKIVTPAVLTAQP
- a CDS encoding FGGY-family carbohydrate kinase, coding for MTLLLGIDLGTSYFKVGVFDPAGGLRGLGRVPVEKSAPHPGWAELEVGQFWTLLRTALGQALQQAQATPRDIAALSYSSQANTFVLLDRNGAALTPLVFWNDHRAEVPEAFARFGATESFQRTVGFAGVTAEAAVVKWHWYRRHKPAWWAQARRALTLSDYFTLALTGEPVGDASTAALLGMYDLRERGWWPMALAEFGVDPALLATPLAPGSASGRTSRGAERWLGLAAGVPFAVGGLDHHVAAIGSGLGVFADTSISTGTVLAALRIVAEIAPVPHCFHGPHGAGTGYYRLAFHPAGAGQLEQFQREFAPGRTIAELIAAAAALPPGSRPAAARWSASWGAEPAKAVRQLLEEIGWTHRSLIAAVAGGVPVRSIAATGGGARSAAWLAIKADLLGVPIVTLACPERACLGAAVLAAVAAGRYPTIGEAARAMVRPERTHQPDARRHAAYVASAPDRSAAPV
- a CDS encoding aspartate aminotransferase family protein encodes the protein MTSPAGNAFSSLEWGRVDLSQVPSITVPPPGPLSQQQHAQCTRYFKGLSSQVKLFPVAFESGQGCVLRDVDGNRYIDFSSGIYVTTLGHCHPKVSEAIARMASQLMNAHDFTTPVKTQLMEKLAQVLPGDFHGFQLYDSGTTAVEAGIRVLRAATGQHEILSCFYDYHGKTYGSVSLGQIRSHVYGAVRAPGSHMLPRPDTYRPMWTKADGTIDTDKYLEFYEQYLNRATVGSVAGFVLEPIQGWGGSVMPPDDFFPKVRQFCDRHRILLMADEVLTGWGRTGKWLCLEHWGVVPDVVTIGKGFGNGFPVTCVAVREPYKESFESISASSSYGGNPMACAAALASTQVIEEEGLLAHAEKLGRLALRRMQRMHQAHRIIGDVRAKGCLMGIELVKDRTTKEPFDQAGALVYQRAFRKGLAWIPAGHILRMSPPIVMDEDTLLKGLDLIDEAIGETERELGYR
- a CDS encoding aldolase — translated: MTLYRLNRLFHPVSRRCFDVAIDHGFFDEVSFLSGIENIARAVEIVAAAGPDAIQLSVGQAHHLQVRPGRLKPSLVLRVDVANVYGRTLPRQLYSRMIDQAVEQALRLDAACVCVNLFRIPGEPEVGQQCVENILRLKPACEQCGLPMMVEPLVFRPHEQAGGYQVDGDERKILPLVRQAVELGADVVKADPTDDVTLYHRVIEVAGSVPVLVRGGGKVGDREILQRTIDLLAQGASGIVYGRNIIQHARPAAMTRALMGVVHEGWSLEAALATFAPSSGPAPQSPSSL
- a CDS encoding amidohydrolase family protein, which encodes MLIDGHNHIGADLFFYLNGFYPYAQDLPALVTEGRRHGVDRWIVFPMVATAWFELAAMRQGQLRPGGPEKIPYAFENERMLREVYELFPDLGRFTLPFAMLDPMREPAAQAARLRELHHEFPFYGLKIQATMIQADAGALLGAGRCFLELAEELNLPILMHSSVVATDPWSEAGLLLRIVAATPRVRFCLAHSCRFDRVYLDQIASLPNAWFDCSAHRIHCQGATRELGFVAAPARRFAADYRDPNAVLHALAEAYPTKLIWGSDTPFQSYVARENGAVMSLRSTYEEEIACLQSVPAPLRTQISHENTLAFLQVKSPAGILHS